A portion of the Cyanobium sp. PCC 7001 genome contains these proteins:
- a CDS encoding Gfo/Idh/MocA family protein: protein MVPSAPSPSQHPLRVAIAGLGFGEKVHLPALHAASGTEPVALWHPRPERLESACAAAELPGHTDFTALLEQPDVEAVVIATPPEPRFELARQALLADKHLMLEKPVALNAAQVEELQRLALARGRTVAVDFEYRAVPLFQQLAALLQSGALGDLALVKLDWLMGSRADASRPWSWYSQAAAGGGVLGALGTHAFDMLHWLVGPSHRVAGRLGTAIRQRPLPDGSGRMGAVDAEDTALVQLELESAHGEPVPAQVCLSSVTRRGRGCWLEIYGREGTAVLGSDNQSDYVHGFHLWWSQAGEPLRRLEPEPSLAFARTWEDGRIAPVARLHGWWSSAVREGRPMVPGLAEAVSSQRCCDQARAEGLTRIR, encoded by the coding sequence ATGGTGCCCAGTGCCCCCTCCCCCAGCCAGCACCCCCTCCGCGTGGCGATCGCCGGGCTCGGCTTCGGCGAGAAGGTGCATCTGCCGGCGCTGCACGCCGCCAGCGGCACTGAGCCGGTGGCCCTCTGGCATCCCCGCCCCGAGCGCCTGGAGAGCGCCTGTGCGGCGGCCGAGCTGCCCGGCCACACCGACTTCACCGCCCTGCTGGAGCAGCCGGATGTGGAGGCGGTGGTGATCGCCACCCCGCCGGAGCCCCGCTTCGAGCTGGCCCGGCAGGCCCTCCTGGCGGACAAGCACCTGATGCTGGAGAAGCCCGTGGCCCTCAACGCCGCCCAGGTGGAGGAGCTGCAGCGGCTGGCCCTGGCCCGTGGACGCACCGTTGCCGTGGACTTCGAGTACCGGGCCGTGCCCCTGTTCCAGCAGCTGGCCGCCCTGCTTCAGAGCGGTGCCCTGGGGGACCTGGCGCTGGTGAAGCTCGACTGGCTGATGGGCAGCCGCGCCGATGCCTCCAGGCCCTGGAGCTGGTATTCCCAGGCGGCGGCCGGCGGGGGCGTGCTCGGGGCCCTCGGCACCCATGCCTTCGACATGCTGCACTGGCTGGTGGGCCCCAGCCACCGGGTGGCCGGACGGCTCGGCACCGCCATCCGCCAGCGTCCGCTGCCCGATGGCAGCGGGCGGATGGGAGCGGTGGATGCGGAGGACACGGCCCTGGTGCAGCTGGAGCTGGAGAGCGCCCATGGCGAGCCCGTACCGGCCCAGGTGTGCCTCTCCTCGGTGACCCGGCGCGGCCGTGGCTGCTGGCTGGAGATCTACGGGCGGGAGGGCACCGCCGTGCTCGGCTCCGACAACCAGAGCGATTACGTGCACGGGTTCCACCTGTGGTGGTCCCAGGCGGGGGAGCCGCTGCGCCGGCTGGAGCCCGAGCCCTCCCTGGCCTTTGCCCGCACCTGGGAGGACGGCCGCATCGCTCCGGTGGCCCGGTTGCACGGGTGGTGGAGCAGCGCCGTGCGGGAGGGGCGGCCGATGGTGCCGGGCCTGGCGGAGGCGGTGAGCAGCCAGCGCTGCTGCGACCAGGCCCGCGCCGAAGGACTGACTCGGATTCGGTAG
- a CDS encoding cupin: MTLTPEAPALGTSKAQLFDYRQAANPVRRGLTEPIPEGRWGPELHGQGPTAILPLDLSSELGCQGPATSPALSANFVRILAGEAISAGANATSSLFYVWRGAGHCLQPAIPPAREFRQNWSQGDLFVLPAGGAAVLEASEESVLYWVHDAPLLSHLGVRADRPRFEATHYPGEWLRRELAALAADPGAARSNRLSLLLANSDLPASRTVTHTLWAMYGLVPAGAVQPPHRHQSVALDLVIDCAPGCATLSGPDLNPDGTIRNPVRMEWEPGAAFVTPPGHWHSHVNESGRDALLLPIQDAGLHTYLRSLDIRFSSGLAG; the protein is encoded by the coding sequence ATGACCCTTACGCCCGAGGCCCCTGCGCTGGGCACCAGCAAGGCCCAGCTGTTCGATTACCGCCAGGCCGCCAATCCGGTGCGGCGTGGTCTCACCGAGCCGATTCCGGAGGGCCGCTGGGGCCCTGAGCTGCACGGCCAGGGGCCCACGGCCATCCTGCCCCTCGACCTCAGCAGTGAACTGGGCTGCCAGGGGCCAGCCACCAGCCCGGCGCTGAGCGCCAACTTCGTGCGGATCCTGGCCGGCGAAGCGATCAGTGCCGGTGCCAACGCCACCAGTTCGCTGTTCTATGTGTGGCGGGGAGCGGGTCACTGCCTTCAGCCCGCCATCCCCCCGGCCCGCGAATTCCGCCAGAACTGGAGCCAGGGGGACCTCTTCGTGCTGCCCGCCGGCGGGGCCGCCGTGCTGGAGGCCTCCGAGGAGAGTGTTCTCTACTGGGTGCACGACGCGCCCCTGCTCAGCCACCTGGGCGTGCGTGCCGATCGCCCCCGCTTCGAGGCCACCCACTACCCCGGCGAGTGGTTGCGGCGGGAGTTGGCGGCCCTGGCGGCGGATCCGGGCGCCGCCCGCAGCAACAGGCTCAGCCTGCTGCTCGCCAACAGCGATCTGCCGGCCAGCCGCACCGTGACCCACACCCTCTGGGCGATGTACGGCCTGGTGCCGGCCGGGGCCGTGCAGCCTCCTCACCGGCACCAGTCGGTGGCCCTGGATCTGGTGATCGACTGCGCCCCGGGCTGCGCCACGCTCTCCGGCCCCGACCTGAACCCGGACGGGACGATCCGCAACCCGGTGCGGATGGAGTGGGAACCCGGCGCTGCCTTCGTGACGCCGCCGGGCCACTGGCACAGCCATGTGAACGAGAGTGGCCGCGACGCCCTGCTGCTGCCGATTCAGGACGCCGGGCTACACACCTACCTGCGCAGCCTCGACATCCGCTTCAGCAGCGGCCTGGCCGGCTGA
- the thrC gene encoding threonine synthase, giving the protein MTATLSRSTFTGLRCKECGHAYEAGARHVCEDVCFGPLEVVYDYEAIGNRVSRATIEAGPASIWRYRDFLPIEGDPIDVGTGFTPLLKADNLARRLGLRSLYIKNDGVNMPTLSFKDRVVSVALTRARELGFKTVSCASTGNLANSTAAIAAHAGLECCVFIPSDLELGKVLGTLIYNPTLMAVHGNYDQVNRLCSEVANTFGWGFVNINLRPYYSEGSKTLGYEVIEQLGWQLPDHIVAPLASGSLFTKIRKGFDEFIKVGLVDEKAVRFSGAQAEGCSPIAQAFAEGRDFITPVKPNTIAKSIAIGNPADGPYAIDIANRTGGSIAAVNDTEIVEGIKLLAETEGVFTETAGGTTIAVLKKLAEQGKIDPQETTVAYITGNGLKTTEAVVDAIGAPYTIEAQLDSFKAAWQQAQADHRD; this is encoded by the coding sequence GTGACGGCCACCCTCTCGCGCTCCACCTTCACCGGCCTGCGCTGCAAGGAATGCGGCCATGCCTACGAAGCCGGAGCCCGCCACGTCTGCGAGGACGTGTGCTTCGGGCCCCTCGAAGTGGTGTACGACTACGAGGCGATCGGCAACCGGGTGAGCCGGGCCACCATCGAGGCCGGCCCCGCCTCGATCTGGCGCTACCGCGACTTCCTGCCCATCGAGGGGGATCCGATCGACGTGGGCACGGGTTTCACGCCCCTGCTCAAGGCCGACAATCTGGCCCGTCGCCTCGGTCTGCGCAGCCTCTACATCAAGAACGACGGGGTCAACATGCCCACCCTCTCCTTCAAGGACAGGGTGGTGTCGGTGGCCCTCACCCGGGCCCGGGAGCTCGGCTTCAAGACGGTGAGCTGCGCCTCCACCGGCAACCTGGCCAACTCCACCGCCGCCATCGCGGCCCACGCCGGCCTCGAGTGCTGCGTGTTCATCCCCAGCGATCTGGAACTGGGCAAGGTGCTCGGCACCCTGATCTACAACCCCACCCTGATGGCGGTGCACGGCAACTACGACCAGGTGAACCGCCTGTGCTCCGAAGTGGCCAACACCTTCGGCTGGGGCTTCGTGAACATCAATCTCCGTCCCTACTACTCCGAGGGTTCGAAGACCCTCGGCTACGAGGTGATCGAGCAGCTGGGCTGGCAGCTTCCCGACCACATCGTGGCGCCGCTGGCCTCCGGCTCCCTGTTCACCAAGATCCGCAAGGGCTTCGACGAGTTCATCAAGGTGGGCCTCGTGGACGAGAAGGCCGTGCGCTTCAGCGGTGCCCAGGCCGAGGGCTGCAGCCCCATCGCCCAGGCCTTCGCCGAAGGGCGTGACTTCATCACTCCGGTGAAGCCGAACACCATCGCCAAATCGATCGCCATCGGCAATCCCGCCGACGGCCCCTATGCCATCGACATCGCCAACCGCACCGGCGGCAGCATCGCCGCGGTGAACGACACCGAGATCGTGGAGGGCATCAAGCTGCTGGCCGAAACCGAGGGCGTGTTCACCGAAACCGCCGGCGGCACCACCATCGCCGTGCTCAAGAAGCTGGCGGAGCAGGGCAAGATCGATCCCCAGGAGACCACCGTGGCCTACATCACCGGCAACGGCCTCAAGACCACCGAGGCCGTGGTCGATGCGATCGGAGCCCCCTACACCATCGAAGCCCAGCTGGACAGCTTCAAGGCCGCCTGGCAGCAGGCCCAGGCCGACCACCGGGACTGA
- the ftsH gene encoding ATP-dependent zinc metalloprotease FtsH, producing MSKSPSPAAANASEPAGSPADRPAAAEAGAPRDSRAEPRLESLVDGLGASRPAPSYSQLLADLRGGKVKELELSTRRRDVEVTFTDGRTARVPVFNNDQLLLRTAEAANVPLTVRDDRGEVATASLVSNGLLVAMLVVGLALLLRRSAKVANRAMGFGSSKPRLAPENTVSVRFEDVAGIAEAKEELQEVVTFLKSPERYTAIGARIPKGVLLIGPPGTGKTLLARAIAGEAGVPFFSMAASEFVEMFVGVGASRVRDLFRKAKAKAPCIIFIDEIDAVGRQRGAGIGGGNDEREQTLNQLLTEMDGFEENSGVILVAATNRPDVLDRALMRPGRFDRRITVDLPDRRGREEILAVHARTRPLAEGVSLADWARRTPGFSGADLSNLLNEAAILTARRHRTAIDGEALGDALERITMGLAVAPLQDSAKKRLIAYHEVGHALLTTLVPHADRLDKVTLLPRAGGVGGFARTMPDEDVLDSGLISKAYLQARLVVAMGGRAAELVVFGPSEVTQGAAGDLEMVARICREMVTRYGFSSLGPQALEGDGVEVFLGRDWLRSEPPYSQETGTRIDQQVRQLASAALEQAVALLEPRRELMDRLVERLIAEETIEGDQFRRLVDAHEQSTSGEATSAGQAAAEADVEAAQVGV from the coding sequence GTGAGCAAGAGCCCGTCACCGGCGGCTGCCAACGCTTCTGAACCCGCCGGCAGCCCCGCGGACAGGCCTGCGGCGGCCGAGGCGGGTGCACCCCGGGACAGCCGGGCCGAGCCGCGGCTGGAGTCGCTGGTGGATGGCCTCGGGGCCAGCCGGCCCGCCCCGTCCTACAGCCAGCTGCTGGCGGATCTGCGCGGCGGCAAGGTGAAGGAGCTGGAGCTCTCGACCCGCCGCCGCGATGTGGAGGTCACCTTCACGGACGGCCGCACGGCGCGGGTGCCCGTGTTCAACAACGACCAGCTGCTGCTGCGCACCGCTGAGGCCGCCAATGTGCCCCTCACGGTGCGGGATGACCGGGGGGAGGTGGCCACGGCCTCGCTGGTGTCCAACGGTCTGCTGGTGGCGATGCTGGTGGTGGGCCTGGCCCTGCTGCTCCGCCGCAGCGCCAAGGTGGCCAACCGGGCCATGGGCTTCGGCAGCAGCAAACCCCGGCTCGCCCCCGAGAACACCGTGTCGGTGCGCTTCGAGGATGTGGCCGGCATCGCGGAGGCGAAGGAGGAACTTCAGGAGGTGGTCACCTTCCTGAAGTCGCCGGAGCGCTACACCGCCATCGGTGCCCGCATTCCCAAGGGGGTACTGCTGATCGGCCCTCCCGGCACGGGCAAGACCCTGCTGGCCCGTGCCATCGCCGGCGAGGCCGGTGTGCCGTTCTTCTCCATGGCCGCATCCGAATTCGTGGAGATGTTCGTGGGCGTGGGTGCCAGCCGCGTGCGGGACCTCTTCCGCAAGGCGAAGGCCAAGGCCCCCTGCATCATCTTCATCGACGAGATCGATGCCGTGGGCCGTCAGCGGGGGGCGGGCATCGGCGGTGGCAACGACGAGCGCGAGCAGACGCTCAACCAGCTGCTCACCGAGATGGATGGCTTCGAGGAGAACTCCGGCGTGATCCTGGTGGCCGCCACCAACCGCCCCGACGTGCTCGACCGGGCGCTGATGCGGCCCGGCCGCTTCGATCGCCGCATCACGGTGGATCTGCCGGACCGGCGCGGCCGCGAGGAGATCCTGGCGGTCCATGCCCGCACCCGTCCCCTGGCGGAGGGGGTGTCCCTGGCGGACTGGGCGCGGCGCACTCCCGGGTTCTCCGGCGCGGATCTCTCCAATCTGCTCAACGAGGCCGCCATCCTCACCGCCCGCCGGCATCGCACCGCCATCGACGGGGAGGCCCTGGGGGATGCGCTCGAGCGGATCACCATGGGCCTGGCGGTGGCTCCCCTGCAGGATTCGGCCAAGAAGCGGCTGATCGCTTACCACGAAGTGGGCCATGCCCTGCTCACCACCCTGGTTCCCCACGCCGATCGGCTCGACAAGGTGACCCTGCTGCCCAGGGCCGGCGGCGTGGGGGGATTCGCCCGCACCATGCCGGATGAGGACGTGCTGGATTCCGGCCTGATCAGCAAGGCCTACCTGCAGGCCCGGCTGGTGGTGGCGATGGGGGGCAGGGCCGCCGAGCTGGTGGTGTTCGGCCCCAGTGAGGTGACCCAGGGCGCCGCCGGCGACCTGGAGATGGTGGCCCGCATCTGCCGCGAGATGGTGACCCGCTACGGCTTCTCCAGCCTGGGTCCCCAGGCTCTGGAGGGCGATGGTGTGGAGGTGTTTCTGGGGCGCGACTGGCTCCGCTCCGAGCCGCCCTACTCCCAGGAGACCGGCACCCGCATCGATCAGCAGGTGCGCCAGCTGGCCAGCGCGGCGCTGGAGCAGGCGGTGGCTCTTCTGGAGCCCCGGCGCGAGCTGATGGACCGGTTGGTGGAACGCCTGATTGCCGAGGAGACCATCGAGGGCGACCAGTTCCGCCGCCTGGTGGACGCCCACGAGCAGTCCACCAGTGGCGAAGCCACCTCAGCCGGCCAGGCCGCTGCTGAAGCGGATGTCGAGGCTGCGCAGGTAGGTGTGTAG
- the fba gene encoding class II fructose-bisphosphate aldolase (catalyzes the reversible aldol condensation of dihydroxyacetonephosphate and glyceraldehyde 3-phosphate in the Calvin cycle, glycolysis, and/or gluconeogenesis), whose amino-acid sequence MALVPLRLLLDHAAENGYGIPAFNVNNLEQVQSIMEAAYETDSPVILQASRGARQYAGEAFLRHLILAAVETYPDIPVVMHQDHGNSPATCYGAAANGFTSVMMDGSLQADAKTPASYEYNVAVTKEVVDVAHAIGVSVEGELGCLGSLETGMGEAEDGHGFEGKLDHSQLLTDPAEAADFVAKTKVDALAIAIGTSHGAYKFTRKPTGEVLAISRIAEIHKAIPNTHLVMHGSSSVPQEWLDMINKYGGAIPETYGVPVEEIQEGIRNGVRKVNIDTDNRLAFTAAIREAAAKDPANFDPRHFNKPARAYMKQVCLDRYQQFWCAGNASKIKQRDINYYATLYAKGELDPKTAVAA is encoded by the coding sequence ATGGCGTTGGTTCCGCTTCGGCTGCTGCTCGATCACGCCGCTGAGAACGGTTACGGCATCCCGGCGTTCAACGTGAACAACCTGGAGCAGGTGCAGTCGATCATGGAGGCGGCCTACGAGACCGACTCTCCGGTGATTCTGCAGGCTTCCCGCGGCGCCCGCCAGTACGCCGGCGAAGCCTTCCTGCGCCACCTGATCCTGGCCGCCGTGGAAACCTATCCCGACATCCCGGTGGTGATGCACCAGGACCACGGAAACAGCCCGGCCACCTGCTACGGCGCTGCGGCCAACGGCTTCACCTCGGTGATGATGGACGGCTCCCTGCAGGCCGACGCCAAGACCCCCGCCAGCTACGAGTACAACGTGGCCGTCACCAAGGAAGTGGTGGACGTGGCCCATGCCATCGGCGTGAGCGTGGAGGGCGAACTGGGCTGCCTGGGCTCCCTGGAAACCGGCATGGGTGAGGCCGAGGACGGCCACGGCTTCGAGGGCAAGCTCGACCACAGCCAGCTGCTCACCGATCCCGCCGAGGCCGCCGACTTCGTGGCCAAGACCAAGGTGGACGCCCTGGCCATCGCCATCGGCACCAGCCACGGCGCCTACAAGTTCACCCGCAAGCCCACCGGCGAGGTGCTGGCCATCAGCCGCATCGCCGAGATCCACAAGGCCATCCCCAACACCCACCTGGTGATGCACGGCTCCTCCTCGGTGCCCCAGGAGTGGCTGGACATGATCAACAAGTACGGCGGTGCCATCCCCGAGACCTACGGCGTGCCCGTGGAGGAGATCCAGGAAGGCATCCGCAACGGCGTGCGCAAGGTGAACATCGACACCGACAACCGCCTCGCCTTCACCGCCGCCATCCGCGAGGCCGCCGCCAAGGATCCCGCCAACTTCGATCCCCGCCACTTCAACAAGCCCGCCCGGGCCTACATGAAGCAGGTCTGCCTGGATCGCTACCAGCAGTTCTGGTGCGCCGGCAACGCCAGCAAGATCAAGCAGCGCGACATCAACTACTACGCCACCCTCTACGCCAAGGGCGAGCTCGACCCCAAGACCGCCGTGGCGGCCTGA
- a CDS encoding UPF0182 family protein — protein sequence MPRARLTTRPSLLLPGLLVLALAAVVLLARLWVEWSWFSQFRLTSVLARRWALQLLGLGVGLAITAGLQRWLRWLWALPAEQGTRRRPLSTGPYALVLLGLLAAALLPLSLIWGVVARLALQPFDPAPLHGLIALASLPPGAWVLLMAAAVVLLLARPRGGARWLHGGAGLGLALVLGRGWGRWSLAVMAQPTRLQEPLLGADVSFVQLRFPALALALTLAIAMLLATLALALWGLMARGSQLSDGHFAGFAPAQLRALRPPLAALALLVALAFWLGRHQLLLSTTGSVPGAGWLDVHLALPLRTAATAVALLMAVVLALPLARQGYRAPVLAGLSLLLLALPLLEAGLNPLLQNLLVNPQELEREIPYLARSIDATRRAFQIDAMEIIDRVPNDRLSRQDLAEGEATLSNVRLWDSEPLLATNRQLQQLRVYYRFSEPAVDRYALQPDAGLGRQQVIMAARELDQGSLPRTARTWLNRHLVFTHGNGFTLSPVNTSGPEGLPEYFISDLGPSTKVQGNTQLGISREEVQQVVPTQDPFLYFGSLPSPYALAPTAVEEFNYPQGDNNFYIHYSGGAGVPLGRFWQRLAAAIYLSEPKLLVRGELNASTRLLLHREVRDRVRTLAPFVRFEAEPYLVSVNLQGEAPFPSDQHQFWIVDGFTSSAFYPYSASVPGRPDIRYLRNSVKAVVDAFTGQMVLYVAEPADPLIRTWQTLFPELFQPLSAMPAALQAHIMYPRWQFEIQTTQLLRYHVTDPRIFYSGDDVWQVPKELYGQDQVPVKPYHISAQLPGEPEPEFLLLQPLTPLARPNLVGWLAARSDAPHYGELTLLRFPSQLPIYGPEQVQALINQNPRISQQFGLWDRAGSQVIQGNLLVVPIGEALLYVEPVYLRARAGGLPTLTRVVVSDSSRIAMEPSLREAIEALLDPRRSQEAITQPAPAAPEPAAPAATT from the coding sequence TTGCCCCGCGCTCGCCTCACCACCAGGCCCTCCCTGTTGCTGCCGGGCCTGCTGGTGCTGGCCCTGGCCGCCGTGGTGCTGCTGGCCCGCCTCTGGGTGGAATGGAGCTGGTTCTCCCAGTTCAGGCTCACCTCCGTGCTGGCGCGCCGCTGGGCCCTGCAGCTGCTCGGGCTGGGGGTGGGCCTGGCGATCACGGCGGGGCTGCAGCGCTGGCTGCGCTGGCTGTGGGCGCTGCCGGCGGAGCAGGGCACGCGGCGCCGTCCCCTCAGCACCGGCCCCTATGCCCTGGTGCTGCTGGGGCTTCTTGCGGCAGCGCTGCTGCCCCTGTCCCTGATCTGGGGGGTGGTGGCGCGCCTGGCGCTCCAGCCCTTCGATCCGGCGCCTCTGCACGGCCTGATCGCCCTGGCCAGCCTGCCCCCCGGGGCCTGGGTGTTGCTGATGGCGGCCGCCGTGGTGCTGCTGCTGGCCCGTCCCCGGGGCGGGGCGCGCTGGCTGCACGGTGGGGCTGGATTGGGACTCGCCCTGGTGCTCGGCCGTGGCTGGGGGCGGTGGAGCCTGGCCGTGATGGCCCAGCCCACCCGGCTGCAGGAGCCCCTGCTGGGGGCGGATGTGAGTTTCGTGCAGCTGCGCTTCCCCGCCCTGGCCCTGGCCCTCACCCTGGCGATCGCCATGCTGCTGGCCACCCTGGCCCTGGCCCTGTGGGGCCTGATGGCCCGTGGCTCCCAGCTCAGCGACGGCCACTTCGCCGGCTTCGCTCCCGCCCAGCTCCGGGCCCTGCGCCCGCCCCTGGCGGCTCTGGCGCTGCTGGTGGCCCTCGCCTTCTGGCTGGGGCGGCACCAGCTGCTGCTGAGCACCACCGGCAGCGTGCCGGGTGCCGGCTGGCTCGATGTGCACCTGGCGCTGCCGCTGCGGACCGCGGCGACGGCCGTGGCGCTGCTGATGGCCGTGGTGCTGGCCCTGCCCCTGGCGCGGCAGGGCTACCGCGCTCCGGTGCTGGCGGGGCTCTCCCTGCTGCTGCTGGCCCTTCCGCTCCTGGAGGCCGGCCTCAATCCCCTGCTGCAGAACCTGCTGGTCAACCCCCAGGAGCTGGAGCGGGAGATTCCCTACCTGGCCCGTTCCATCGACGCCACGCGGCGCGCCTTCCAGATCGATGCGATGGAGATCATCGATCGGGTGCCCAACGACCGGCTCTCGCGCCAGGACCTGGCCGAGGGGGAGGCAACCTTGAGCAATGTGCGCCTCTGGGACAGCGAACCCCTGCTGGCCACCAACCGCCAGCTGCAGCAGCTGCGGGTGTACTACCGCTTCTCCGAGCCGGCGGTGGATCGCTATGCCCTCCAGCCCGACGCCGGCCTGGGGCGGCAGCAGGTGATCATGGCGGCCCGGGAGCTGGACCAGGGGTCCCTCCCCCGTACCGCCCGCACCTGGCTGAACCGCCACCTGGTGTTCACCCACGGCAACGGCTTCACCCTCTCGCCGGTGAACACGAGCGGACCGGAGGGGCTGCCGGAGTACTTCATCTCCGATCTGGGCCCCTCCACCAAGGTGCAGGGCAATACCCAGCTGGGGATCAGCCGGGAGGAGGTGCAGCAGGTGGTGCCCACCCAGGACCCGTTTCTCTACTTCGGCTCCCTTCCTTCCCCCTATGCCCTGGCCCCCACGGCGGTGGAGGAGTTCAACTATCCGCAGGGGGACAACAACTTCTACATCCACTACAGCGGTGGCGCCGGCGTGCCCCTGGGCCGGTTCTGGCAGCGCCTGGCCGCCGCCATCTACCTGAGCGAGCCCAAGCTGCTGGTGCGGGGGGAACTCAATGCCTCCACCCGCCTGCTGCTGCATCGGGAGGTGCGCGACCGGGTGCGCACCCTGGCCCCGTTCGTGCGTTTCGAGGCGGAGCCCTACCTCGTCTCGGTGAACCTCCAGGGGGAAGCCCCCTTCCCATCCGACCAGCACCAGTTCTGGATCGTGGACGGCTTCACCAGCAGCGCCTTCTACCCCTACAGCGCCTCAGTGCCGGGCCGGCCGGACATCCGCTACCTGCGCAACAGCGTGAAGGCGGTGGTGGATGCCTTCACCGGCCAGATGGTACTCTACGTGGCGGAGCCCGCCGATCCCCTGATCCGCACCTGGCAGACCCTGTTCCCGGAGCTGTTCCAGCCCCTCTCGGCAATGCCCGCGGCGCTGCAGGCCCACATCATGTACCCGCGCTGGCAGTTCGAGATCCAGACCACGCAGCTGCTCCGCTACCACGTGACCGATCCCCGCATCTTCTACAGCGGCGATGACGTGTGGCAGGTGCCCAAGGAGCTCTACGGCCAGGATCAGGTGCCCGTGAAGCCCTATCACATCAGTGCCCAGCTGCCTGGCGAGCCGGAGCCGGAGTTCCTGCTGCTGCAACCGCTCACACCGCTGGCCCGTCCCAACCTGGTGGGCTGGCTGGCGGCCCGCAGCGATGCCCCCCACTACGGCGAACTCACCCTGCTGCGCTTCCCCAGCCAGCTGCCCATCTACGGCCCCGAACAGGTGCAGGCCCTGATCAACCAGAACCCCCGCATCAGCCAGCAGTTCGGGCTGTGGGACCGGGCCGGCTCCCAGGTGATCCAGGGCAATCTGCTGGTGGTGCCGATCGGCGAGGCCCTGCTCTACGTGGAGCCGGTGTACCTGCGGGCCCGCGCCGGGGGGCTGCCCACCCTCACCCGGGTGGTGGTGAGCGACAGCTCCCGCATCGCCATGGAGCCGAGCCTGCGGGAGGCGATCGAGGCCCTGCTCGATCCACGCCGTTCCCAGGAGGCCATCACCCAGCCTGCCCCTGCCGCTCCTGAGCCTGCCGCACCTGCGGCCACCACCTGA
- a CDS encoding MoaD/ThiS family protein, which yields MGIQVLIPTPLQKFTNDQASVELEASSIDALIDALDGQFPGLKARLCDENGKLRRFLNIYVNSEDIRFLENQATGLKDGDEVSIVPAVAGG from the coding sequence ATGGGCATTCAGGTTCTGATCCCCACCCCCCTGCAGAAATTCACCAACGACCAGGCCAGCGTGGAGCTGGAGGCCTCCAGCATCGACGCTCTGATCGACGCCCTCGACGGCCAGTTCCCCGGGCTGAAGGCCCGCCTCTGCGATGAGAACGGAAAGCTGCGCCGCTTCCTCAACATCTACGTGAACAGCGAGGACATCCGCTTCCTGGAGAACCAGGCCACCGGCCTCAAGGACGGCGACGAGGTGTCGATCGTGCCGGCCGTGGCCGGTGGCTGA